A genomic window from Camelina sativa cultivar DH55 chromosome 2, Cs, whole genome shotgun sequence includes:
- the LOC104741077 gene encoding cyclin-dependent kinase G1 isoform X1, with protein MAAGGVDVSRSSVAAAKKDYDFYRNGSRDLYVRQSGGRDAERRHVKRPNDQYLNGRHRSRLAYEKGQVREEPEVQRPLEKRRKFSPILWDKGPSCEKKKTKSPFPVPIANLISNQGVDVAATVKTSSLKDQVSVVMSPVQPLEARLSENYPVDDLEEGQLEEEQVMQEPVKEGFLEEEQVMQEAPMKSRWGSPKEELVSHADNISRTSRWKRRSLTPECGEVMVSEEHHSSGSGSGSHSAEKLSADDYSDRECCSSDHVEVENEDPASLDQRGMNMLLGSRSVNNYQKLNKINEGTYGIVYRARDVETKEIVALKKIKMKEDRFEEEYGFPLTSLREINILLSCNHPSIVNVKEVVVGGKNDNDVYMVMEHLEHDLRGVMDRKKEPFSTSEVKCLMMQLLEGLSYLHTNWIIHRDLKPSNLLMNNSGELKICDFGMARQYGSPIKPYTQMVITQWYRPPELLLGAKEYSTAVDMWSVGCIMAELLSQKPLFPGKSELDQLQKIFAVLGTPNESIWPGFSSFPNAKAKFPSQPYNMLRKKFPAISFVGGQILSERGFDLLNSLLSLDPEKRLTVEEALNHGWFHEVPLPKSKDFMPTYPPKRC; from the coding sequence ATGGCGGCAGGGGGAGTTGATGTCTCTAGAAGCTCTGTTGCTGCTGCCAAAAAAGACTACGACTTTTACAGGAATGGTTCTCGTGATTTATATGTTCGACAGAGTGGTGGCAGAGATGCTGAGAGGCGTCATGTCAAACGGCCTAACGACCAATATCTCAATGGGCGTCACCGATCTCGGTTGGCTTATGAGAAAGGGCAAGTTCGAGAGGAACCCGAGGTTCAGAGACCTCTTGAGAAAAGGAGAAAGTTTTCACCTATTCTGTGGGACAAAGGTCCGTcttgtgagaagaagaagaccaagtcCCCGTTCCCTGTTCCAATTGCAAATTTGATATCCAATCAGGGTGTTGATGTAGCTGCTACTGTAAAGACTTCTTCTTTAAAGGATCAAGTCAGTGTTGTGATGTCACCAGTACAGCCGTTAGAAGCCCGGTTGTCTGAGAATTATCCTGTTGATGATTTGGAGGAGGGTCAGTTGGAGGAAGAACAGGTGATGCAGGAACCTGTAAAAGAGGGTTTCTTGGAGGAAGAACAAGTGATGCAGGAAGCACCTATGAAATCGAGGTGGGGGTCCCCTAAGGAGGAGTTAGTTTCTCATGCTGATAATATTTCCAGGACAAGCAGATGGAAGAGGAGAAGTTTGACTCCTGAGTGCGGGGAAGTAATGGTGTCTGAAGAACATCATTCATCTGGATCTGGCAGTGGATCTCACAGCGCAGAGAAGCTTAGCGCAGATGATTATTCTGATCGTGAGTGTTGTAGTTCTGATCATGTTGAGGTAGAAAATGAAGATCCAGCTTCTTTAGATCAGCGAGGTATGAACATGCTGCTTGGGAGCAGATCTGTGAATAACTATCAGAAGCTTAACAAGATAAACGAAGGAACGTATGGAATTGTTTACAGAGCAAGGGATGTGGAAACAAAGGAGATTGTGGCACTTAAAAAGATCAAGATGAAGGAAGATCGGTTCGAAGAAGAGTATGGGTTCCCTTTGACATCGTTGAGGGAAATTAACATACTTCTGTCATGCAATCACCCTTCGATTGTGAACGTGAAGGAGGTTGTGGTTGGAGGAAAAAATGATAATGATGTTTATATGGTCATGGAACACTTGGAACACGACTTAAGGGGAGTAATGGATAGAAAGAAGGAACCTTTTAGCACTAGCGAGGTCAAGTGCTTGATGATGCAGCTGTTGGAAGGTTTGAGTTACCTCCACACGAATTGGATTATCCACAGGGATCTGAAGCCATCTAATCTCCTGATGAACAATAGTGGGGAGttaaaaatatgtgattttgggATGGCGCGCCAGTATGGAAGCCCTATCAAGCCGTACACCCAGATGGTTATTACTCAGTGGTACAGGCCACCTGAACTTCTTCTAGGAGCAAAAGAGTACTCTACAGCAGTTGATATGTGGTCAGTTGGTTGCATTATGGCTGAACTGTTGTCTCAAAAGCCTTTGTTCCCGGGCAAGAGTGAACTTGATCAGCTTCAAAAGATCTTTGCAGTCCTTGGAACACCAAACGAGTCAATCTGGCCTGGATTCTCATCGTTTCCTAATGCTAAAGCCAAGTTTCCTTCACAACCGTACAATATGTTGCGTAAGAAGTTTCCAGCTATTTCATTTGTAGGTGGTCAAATTCTTTCTGAACGTGGATTTGATTTGCTGAACAGTCTTTTAAGTTTGGACCCTGAGAAACGTCTAACAGTGGAAGAGGCTCTCAACCATGGTTGGTTCCATGAAGTCCCTCTCCCAAAATCGAAAGATTTCATGCCGACATATCCTCCAAAGCGGTGCTGA
- the LOC104741077 gene encoding cyclin-dependent kinase G1 isoform X3, translating to MSPVQPLEARLSENYPVDDLEEGQLEEEQVMQEPVKEGFLEEEQVMQEAPMKSRWGSPKEELVSHADNISRTSRWKRRSLTPECGEVMVSEEHHSSGSGSGSHSAEKLSADDYSDRECCSSDHVEVENEDPASLDQRGMNMLLGSRSVNNYQKLNKINEGTYGIVYRARDVETKEIVALKKIKMKEDRFEEEYGFPLTSLREINILLSCNHPSIVNVKEVVVGGKNDNDVYMVMEHLEHDLRGVMDRKKEPFSTSEVKCLMMQLLEGLSYLHTNWIIHRDLKPSNLLMNNSGELKICDFGMARQYGSPIKPYTQMVITQWYRPPELLLGAKEYSTAVDMWSVGCIMAELLSQKPLFPGKSELDQLQKIFAVLGTPNESIWPGFSSFPNAKAKFPSQPYNMLRKKFPAISFVGGQILSERGFDLLNSLLSLDPEKRLTVEEALNHGWFHEVPLPKSKDFMPTYPPKRC from the coding sequence ATGTCACCAGTACAGCCGTTAGAAGCCCGGTTGTCTGAGAATTATCCTGTTGATGATTTGGAGGAGGGTCAGTTGGAGGAAGAACAGGTGATGCAGGAACCTGTAAAAGAGGGTTTCTTGGAGGAAGAACAAGTGATGCAGGAAGCACCTATGAAATCGAGGTGGGGGTCCCCTAAGGAGGAGTTAGTTTCTCATGCTGATAATATTTCCAGGACAAGCAGATGGAAGAGGAGAAGTTTGACTCCTGAGTGCGGGGAAGTAATGGTGTCTGAAGAACATCATTCATCTGGATCTGGCAGTGGATCTCACAGCGCAGAGAAGCTTAGCGCAGATGATTATTCTGATCGTGAGTGTTGTAGTTCTGATCATGTTGAGGTAGAAAATGAAGATCCAGCTTCTTTAGATCAGCGAGGTATGAACATGCTGCTTGGGAGCAGATCTGTGAATAACTATCAGAAGCTTAACAAGATAAACGAAGGAACGTATGGAATTGTTTACAGAGCAAGGGATGTGGAAACAAAGGAGATTGTGGCACTTAAAAAGATCAAGATGAAGGAAGATCGGTTCGAAGAAGAGTATGGGTTCCCTTTGACATCGTTGAGGGAAATTAACATACTTCTGTCATGCAATCACCCTTCGATTGTGAACGTGAAGGAGGTTGTGGTTGGAGGAAAAAATGATAATGATGTTTATATGGTCATGGAACACTTGGAACACGACTTAAGGGGAGTAATGGATAGAAAGAAGGAACCTTTTAGCACTAGCGAGGTCAAGTGCTTGATGATGCAGCTGTTGGAAGGTTTGAGTTACCTCCACACGAATTGGATTATCCACAGGGATCTGAAGCCATCTAATCTCCTGATGAACAATAGTGGGGAGttaaaaatatgtgattttgggATGGCGCGCCAGTATGGAAGCCCTATCAAGCCGTACACCCAGATGGTTATTACTCAGTGGTACAGGCCACCTGAACTTCTTCTAGGAGCAAAAGAGTACTCTACAGCAGTTGATATGTGGTCAGTTGGTTGCATTATGGCTGAACTGTTGTCTCAAAAGCCTTTGTTCCCGGGCAAGAGTGAACTTGATCAGCTTCAAAAGATCTTTGCAGTCCTTGGAACACCAAACGAGTCAATCTGGCCTGGATTCTCATCGTTTCCTAATGCTAAAGCCAAGTTTCCTTCACAACCGTACAATATGTTGCGTAAGAAGTTTCCAGCTATTTCATTTGTAGGTGGTCAAATTCTTTCTGAACGTGGATTTGATTTGCTGAACAGTCTTTTAAGTTTGGACCCTGAGAAACGTCTAACAGTGGAAGAGGCTCTCAACCATGGTTGGTTCCATGAAGTCCCTCTCCCAAAATCGAAAGATTTCATGCCGACATATCCTCCAAAGCGGTGCTGA
- the LOC104741077 gene encoding cyclin-dependent kinase G1 isoform X2, with amino-acid sequence MAAGGVDVSRSSVAAAKKDYDFYRNGSRDLYVRQSGGRDAERRHVKRPNDQYLNGRHRSRLAYEKGQVREEPEVQRPLEKRRKFSPILWDKGPSCEKKKTKSPFPVPIANLISNQGVDVAATVKTSSLKDQVSVVMSPVQPLEARLSENYPVDDLEEGQLEEEQVMQEPVKEGFLEEEQVMQEAPMKSRWGSPKEELVSHADNISRTSRWKRRSLTPECGEVMVSEEHHSSGSGSGSHSAEKLSADDYSDRECCSSDHVEVENEDPASLDQRGMNMLLGSRSVNNYQKLNKINEGTYGIVYRARDVETKEIVALKKIKMKEDRFEEEYGFPLTSLREINILLSCNHPSIVNVKEVVVGGKNDNDVYMVMEHLEHDLRGVMDRKKEPFSTSEVKCLMMQLLEGLSYLHTNWIIHRDLKPSNLLMNNSGELKICDFGMARQYGSPIKPYTQMVITQWYRPPELLLGAKEYSTAVDMWSVGCIMAELLSQKPLFPGKSELDQLQKIFAVLGTPNESIWPGFSSFPNAKAKFPSQPYNMLLF; translated from the exons ATGGCGGCAGGGGGAGTTGATGTCTCTAGAAGCTCTGTTGCTGCTGCCAAAAAAGACTACGACTTTTACAGGAATGGTTCTCGTGATTTATATGTTCGACAGAGTGGTGGCAGAGATGCTGAGAGGCGTCATGTCAAACGGCCTAACGACCAATATCTCAATGGGCGTCACCGATCTCGGTTGGCTTATGAGAAAGGGCAAGTTCGAGAGGAACCCGAGGTTCAGAGACCTCTTGAGAAAAGGAGAAAGTTTTCACCTATTCTGTGGGACAAAGGTCCGTcttgtgagaagaagaagaccaagtcCCCGTTCCCTGTTCCAATTGCAAATTTGATATCCAATCAGGGTGTTGATGTAGCTGCTACTGTAAAGACTTCTTCTTTAAAGGATCAAGTCAGTGTTGTGATGTCACCAGTACAGCCGTTAGAAGCCCGGTTGTCTGAGAATTATCCTGTTGATGATTTGGAGGAGGGTCAGTTGGAGGAAGAACAGGTGATGCAGGAACCTGTAAAAGAGGGTTTCTTGGAGGAAGAACAAGTGATGCAGGAAGCACCTATGAAATCGAGGTGGGGGTCCCCTAAGGAGGAGTTAGTTTCTCATGCTGATAATATTTCCAGGACAAGCAGATGGAAGAGGAGAAGTTTGACTCCTGAGTGCGGGGAAGTAATGGTGTCTGAAGAACATCATTCATCTGGATCTGGCAGTGGATCTCACAGCGCAGAGAAGCTTAGCGCAGATGATTATTCTGATCGTGAGTGTTGTAGTTCTGATCATGTTGAGGTAGAAAATGAAGATCCAGCTTCTTTAGATCAGCGAGGTATGAACATGCTGCTTGGGAGCAGATCTGTGAATAACTATCAGAAGCTTAACAAGATAAACGAAGGAACGTATGGAATTGTTTACAGAGCAAGGGATGTGGAAACAAAGGAGATTGTGGCACTTAAAAAGATCAAGATGAAGGAAGATCGGTTCGAAGAAGAGTATGGGTTCCCTTTGACATCGTTGAGGGAAATTAACATACTTCTGTCATGCAATCACCCTTCGATTGTGAACGTGAAGGAGGTTGTGGTTGGAGGAAAAAATGATAATGATGTTTATATGGTCATGGAACACTTGGAACACGACTTAAGGGGAGTAATGGATAGAAAGAAGGAACCTTTTAGCACTAGCGAGGTCAAGTGCTTGATGATGCAGCTGTTGGAAGGTTTGAGTTACCTCCACACGAATTGGATTATCCACAGGGATCTGAAGCCATCTAATCTCCTGATGAACAATAGTGGGGAGttaaaaatatgtgattttgggATGGCGCGCCAGTATGGAAGCCCTATCAAGCCGTACACCCAGATGGTTATTACTCAGTGGTACAGGCCACCTGAACTTCTTCTAGGAGCAAAAGAGTACTCTACAGCAGTTGATATGTGGTCAGTTGGTTGCATTATGGCTGAACTGTTGTCTCAAAAGCCTTTGTTCCCGGGCAAGAGTGAACTTGATCAGCTTCAAAAGATCTTTGCAGTCCTTGGAACACCAAACGAGTCAATCTGGCCTGGATTCTCATCGTTTCCTAATGCTAAAGCCAAGTTTCCTTCACAACCGTACAATATGTTGC TCTTTTAA